A section of the Mergibacter septicus genome encodes:
- the fdx gene encoding ISC system 2Fe-2S type ferredoxin has translation MPKIVFLPNTELCPEGMVVEAETGESILDAALRSGIEIEHACEKSCACTTCHVVVREGFDSLNDSTDLEDDMLDKAWGLEVDSRLSCQAIVGDEDLVVDIPRYTVNHAREEH, from the coding sequence ATGCCTAAAATTGTATTTTTACCAAATACTGAACTTTGTCCAGAAGGAATGGTTGTTGAAGCTGAAACTGGAGAAAGTATTCTTGATGCAGCATTACGCTCAGGAATAGAAATTGAACATGCTTGTGAAAAATCTTGTGCTTGTACCACTTGCCATGTTGTTGTACGGGAAGGATTTGATTCTTTGAATGATAGCACAGATTTAGAAGATGATATGTTAGATAAAGCTTGGGGATTAGAAGTGGATAGCCGCTTAAGCTGTCAAGCAATAGTAGGTGATGAAGACCTAGTTGTTGATATTCCTCGTTATACAGTGAATCATGCTCGAGAAGAACATTAA
- the iscX gene encoding Fe-S cluster assembly protein IscX: MKWQDSQQIAEELYDKFPDLDPKTVRFTDLHRWICELEGFDDDPEKSNEKILEAILLCWLDEFDD, encoded by the coding sequence ATGAAATGGCAAGATAGTCAGCAAATTGCGGAAGAACTTTATGATAAGTTTCCTGATTTAGATCCAAAAACGGTGAGGTTTACTGATCTACATCGTTGGATTTGTGAATTAGAAGGGTTTGATGATGACCCAGAAAAATCAAATGAAAAAATCTTAGAAGCAATTTTGTTGTGTTGGTTAGATGAATTTGATGATTAA
- the purB gene encoding adenylosuccinate lyase, whose translation MQLTPLTAVSPIDGRYQNKTTKLGDIFSEFGLLKYRVIVEIRWLQKLAHTSEIKEVAPLSDDANRYLEHLITHFNLSDAERIKEIEKTTNHDVKAVEYFLKEKCQQLPELAQVSEFIHFACTSEDINNLSHALMLKTACQHILFPEWQQLITQITQLASKYKAVPLLSRTHGQPATPTTLGKEMANTVYRLQRQLKQLEQIEILGKINGAVGNYNAHISAYPEINWHQFSQEFVESLGIKWNPYTTQIEPHDYIAELFDCISRFNTILIDFNRDIWGYISVGHFKQKTVAGEIGSSTMPHKVNPIDFENSEGNLGLANAIMQHLGQKLPISRWQRDLTDSTVLRNLGVGLGYCLIAYTSTCKGISKLEVNQPHLLAELDQNWEVLAEPIQTVMRRYGIEKPYEKLKELTRGKKVDQQAIQQFIDQLELPFAEKERLKQLTPANYLGLAEELVNLL comes from the coding sequence ATGCAATTAACCCCTTTAACCGCTGTTTCACCAATAGATGGACGCTACCAAAACAAAACCACAAAGTTAGGTGATATTTTTAGTGAATTTGGTTTATTAAAATATCGAGTTATCGTTGAAATCCGTTGGCTACAAAAATTAGCTCATACCAGTGAAATAAAAGAAGTTGCTCCCCTTTCTGATGACGCAAATCGCTATTTAGAACACCTTATCACCCATTTCAATTTAAGTGATGCAGAAAGAATTAAAGAAATCGAAAAAACTACTAATCACGATGTTAAAGCGGTTGAGTACTTTTTAAAAGAAAAATGTCAGCAACTCCCAGAGTTAGCACAAGTCAGCGAATTTATTCATTTTGCTTGTACATCAGAAGATATTAATAATCTTTCTCACGCTTTGATGTTAAAAACTGCTTGCCAACACATTCTTTTTCCTGAATGGCAACAACTCATTACTCAAATTACACAACTTGCCAGTAAATATAAAGCGGTTCCACTTTTATCTCGCACTCACGGGCAACCTGCGACTCCAACAACCTTAGGCAAGGAAATGGCAAATACGGTTTATCGTTTACAACGCCAATTAAAACAATTAGAACAAATTGAGATCCTCGGGAAAATAAATGGTGCAGTAGGAAATTATAATGCTCATATTTCAGCCTACCCAGAAATTAATTGGCATCAATTTAGCCAAGAATTTGTTGAAAGTTTAGGAATTAAATGGAATCCATATACCACCCAAATTGAACCGCATGACTACATTGCTGAGTTATTTGATTGCATTAGCCGTTTTAATACGATCCTCATTGATTTTAATCGAGATATATGGGGCTATATTTCTGTTGGACATTTCAAACAAAAAACGGTTGCGGGTGAAATTGGTTCATCAACAATGCCACATAAAGTTAACCCGATTGATTTTGAAAATTCAGAAGGCAACTTAGGTTTAGCCAATGCAATTATGCAACACTTAGGGCAAAAATTACCTATTTCTCGTTGGCAACGTGATTTAACTGATTCAACTGTGTTACGTAATTTAGGTGTTGGATTGGGTTACTGTTTAATCGCATATACCTCAACCTGCAAAGGAATTAGCAAATTAGAAGTAAACCAACCTCATTTACTCGCTGAACTCGATCAAAATTGGGAAGTATTAGCAGAACCAATTCAAACGGTGATGCGACGTTATGGCATCGAAAAACCGTACGAAAAATTAAAAGAACTCACCCGAGGAAAAAAAGTTGATCAACAAGCCATACAACAGTTTATTGATCAATTAGAATTACCATTCGCTGAAAAAGAACGTTTAAAACAACTTACCCCAGCTAATTATCTCGGACTAGCCGAAGAATTAGTTAATTTATTATAG
- the pnuC gene encoding nicotinamide riboside transporter PnuC — protein sequence MTALKHELFSGWTKFEACWLLLFLALQIGVYIYQPDSVLAMIAGIAGIINVVFVSKGKISNYIFGLIFAYSYFYVSWDNKFYGELTTTLYVYIPAQFIGYFLWKEHMRRGKEGLDENVQAKVLTTKSWILTILAIIVSSIVFISILKTTDAQSASLDGVTTVLVVAAQILMLLRYREQWILWIIINILSIILWADTAAIYIMYTAYLLNALYGYYNWTKLSKQNTVEE from the coding sequence ATGACAGCATTGAAACATGAATTATTCAGTGGTTGGACAAAATTTGAGGCTTGTTGGTTATTACTCTTTTTAGCGTTACAAATTGGAGTATATATTTATCAGCCAGATTCAGTATTAGCTATGATAGCAGGGATTGCAGGTATTATTAATGTGGTCTTTGTGAGTAAAGGTAAAATTAGTAACTATATATTTGGTTTGATTTTTGCCTATTCCTATTTTTATGTTTCTTGGGATAATAAATTTTATGGTGAATTAACCACGACGCTTTATGTTTATATTCCAGCACAATTTATAGGGTATTTTCTATGGAAAGAACATATGCGAAGAGGTAAAGAGGGGCTTGATGAAAATGTTCAAGCAAAAGTATTAACGACTAAATCTTGGATTTTGACTATTTTAGCGATCATTGTAAGTTCAATCGTTTTTATTTCTATTTTAAAAACAACAGATGCTCAATCTGCCAGCCTTGATGGGGTTACAACTGTTTTAGTTGTGGCAGCACAAATATTAATGTTGCTTCGTTATCGAGAACAATGGATTTTATGGATTATTATTAATATTTTATCAATTATTTTATGGGCTGATACGGCAGCAATTTATATTATGTACACTGCTTATTTGTTAAATGCTTTATATGGCTATTACAACTGGACGAAATTATCAAAACAAAACACAGTGGAAGAATAA
- the hflD gene encoding high frequency lysogenization protein HflD, which produces MSNYRDMALALAGVCQVAKLVQQFAYQGTADQTALTTSLNSLLILTPDTTLSVYTDVANLNLGLTILLEQLTGNQSSFNNEISRYWIGLLALESKLERNINAKTELAKRIQFLPNQIPLFDNNITHEQALKILAGIYSDIISPLGTKIQVKGSIEKLKTPYIQDSIRAVLLAGIRSAVLWRQSGGSKWKLLFSRRKLIDAAKKLYTESLS; this is translated from the coding sequence ATGAGTAATTATCGTGATATGGCTTTAGCACTTGCAGGAGTATGCCAAGTCGCTAAATTAGTCCAACAATTTGCATATCAAGGCACTGCCGATCAAACTGCACTAACAACCAGTTTAAACAGCCTATTAATCTTGACACCAGATACAACACTTTCTGTTTATACTGATGTAGCAAACTTAAACTTAGGTCTGACCATATTACTTGAACAACTGACTGGCAATCAAAGTAGTTTTAATAACGAAATTAGCCGATATTGGATTGGATTACTTGCTTTAGAAAGTAAATTAGAACGCAATATAAACGCTAAAACAGAACTTGCAAAACGCATTCAATTTTTACCAAACCAAATTCCTTTATTTGATAATAATATTACCCACGAACAAGCATTAAAAATATTAGCTGGTATATATAGCGATATTATTAGTCCTTTAGGAACTAAAATCCAAGTTAAAGGCTCAATAGAAAAATTAAAAACCCCTTATATTCAAGACAGTATTCGGGCAGTATTGTTAGCTGGTATTCGTTCTGCTGTTTTATGGCGACAAAGCGGTGGTTCAAAATGGAAACTGTTATTTTCTCGTCGCAAACTGATTGATGCTGCAAAAAAACTTTATACCGAATCATTATCTTAA
- a CDS encoding DUF305 domain-containing protein, with protein MKLKLTSLFLSILGCSIYINGYAENHNSHNSGHQANYNHTSNTNHTAHNSHSVHTLNSDDISAQIANSMHAEMMKTPYSESGDIEKDYLANMIPHHQGAIDSSKILLKYTKNPKLIKIAKNIIKTQEAEVALFKQILAKKDYTTTKISKQEYQNFVNQSKNSMNEMMVAMMVKSSGNIDKDFLISMIPHHQGAIQASYQILALTKDKKVKEIAEQIIKEQQLEIKEFSDLINTL; from the coding sequence ATGAAATTAAAACTTACTTCCCTTTTTCTCTCGATATTAGGCTGTTCTATCTATATTAATGGATATGCTGAAAATCACAACTCACATAACTCTGGGCATCAGGCAAACTATAATCATACTAGTAATACTAACCATACCGCACATAATAGCCATTCAGTACATACGCTTAATTCAGATGATATTTCCGCTCAAATTGCTAATAGTATGCACGCAGAGATGATGAAAACCCCTTATTCAGAAAGTGGCGATATTGAAAAAGATTATCTGGCAAATATGATCCCACACCATCAAGGTGCGATTGATTCATCAAAAATTTTATTAAAATATACGAAAAATCCGAAATTAATTAAGATTGCAAAAAATATTATTAAAACCCAAGAAGCAGAAGTTGCTTTATTTAAACAAATATTAGCTAAGAAAGACTATACAACGACCAAAATTTCAAAACAAGAATATCAAAATTTTGTTAATCAAAGTAAAAATTCTATGAATGAAATGATGGTTGCGATGATGGTTAAATCCAGTGGAAATATTGATAAAGATTTCTTAATTAGTATGATTCCACATCATCAAGGTGCTATTCAAGCATCATATCAAATACTTGCTTTAACCAAAGATAAAAAAGTAAAAGAAATTGCAGAACAAATTATCAAAGAACAACAACTAGAAATTAAAGAATTTTCAGATCTAATCAATACACTATAA
- the rapA gene encoding RNA polymerase-associated protein RapA, whose product MSFVVGQRWISESENNLGLGLVIGVDARTVTFLFPAADEQRVYALAAAPMTRVLFQENDIITHHEGWQAKVIDVMQNNDCALYLVKRLDTDEEAVMKEMDLAHQLTFSKPQDRLYSAQIDRSDRFALRYRALQHQQAQFQSPLRGLRGTRASLIPHQLHIAKEVGQRIAPRVLLADEVGLGKTLEAGMILQQQLFLGRVERVLILVPDSLQHQWLVEMLRRFNLHFSLFDEERCQELDRKEENGRSIKVNPFNSESFVICSIDWLISQPNRMAELTDADWDMLIVDEAHHLEWDQHSPSMAYQLVEQLANTIPAILLLTATPEQLGQESHFARLRLLDKNRFYDYTAFVEEQKHYQPVAMAVNTLLSDTPLTTTEQNNLCELLSEQDIEPLLKIINAQTLSSEERFNARQELIRNLIDRHGTSRLLFRNTRQGVKGFPQRQLHQIKLALPKQYQNALKVLTLLGEKIENGTLYPEQVFQKLNPDATWWEFDPRIEWLITFLKNHRDEKVLVICQHATTAIQLEQILREKEAIRSAVFHEKMSIVERDRAAAYFAQQEEGAQVLLSSNIGSEGRNFQFACHLVLFNLPNNPDLLEQCIGRLDRIGQTRDIQIHVPYFDQTSQMILCEWYHQGLNAFEETCPMGSAIFAKYQTKLAEYLQNLPETDEFSAFVAETYKTQQKLKAELEQGRDRLLELNSNGGDDAQLLASQIAQQDNTPELINFTLNLFDIIGLEQEDLGEDSIVISPSGNMLIPDFPGLKEEGSTVTFNRSLALAREDLEFLTWDHPMIRNGIDLITSGDIGKTAVCLLPHKGLPAGTLLLELIYIIEAQAPKGLQLTRFLPPTPVRLLLDLKGNNLGEQVSFNGLEKQLKPLNKKMANKVVKMAKDDIERLLKTGNELITPLAERIITQATQQANETLSAELQRLTALQAVNKNIRADEITALEEAQALSLSHLAQANWYLDSLRVIISNKE is encoded by the coding sequence ATGTCGTTTGTAGTGGGACAACGCTGGATTAGCGAAAGTGAAAATAATTTAGGACTTGGTTTAGTTATTGGAGTTGATGCTCGTACTGTAACTTTTTTATTTCCTGCTGCCGATGAGCAAAGGGTATATGCGTTAGCAGCAGCACCAATGACTCGAGTGTTGTTTCAAGAAAACGATATTATCACTCATCACGAAGGTTGGCAGGCAAAAGTCATTGATGTTATGCAAAATAATGACTGTGCATTATATCTTGTTAAACGTTTAGATACCGATGAAGAAGCCGTAATGAAAGAGATGGATCTAGCACATCAATTAACTTTCAGTAAACCCCAAGATCGTCTCTATTCGGCTCAAATTGATCGTAGTGATCGCTTTGCACTACGTTATCGGGCATTACAACATCAACAAGCCCAATTTCAATCGCCATTACGTGGTTTACGTGGTACACGTGCTAGCCTTATTCCACATCAATTACATATTGCCAAAGAAGTTGGTCAACGCATCGCACCAAGAGTATTACTTGCTGATGAAGTGGGATTAGGTAAAACCCTTGAAGCGGGTATGATTTTACAACAACAATTATTTCTTGGCAGAGTAGAAAGAGTATTAATCTTAGTGCCAGATAGTTTGCAACATCAATGGTTAGTTGAAATGCTACGTCGCTTTAATTTGCATTTCTCCCTCTTTGATGAAGAACGTTGCCAAGAATTAGATCGTAAAGAAGAAAACGGCAGAAGTATCAAGGTTAATCCATTTAATAGTGAATCATTCGTGATTTGCTCGATTGATTGGCTAATATCACAGCCTAATCGTATGGCAGAACTCACCGATGCCGATTGGGATATGTTAATTGTCGATGAAGCTCACCACCTAGAATGGGATCAACACTCACCAAGTATGGCATATCAACTGGTGGAACAACTAGCCAATACAATTCCTGCTATCTTATTACTTACCGCAACCCCAGAACAATTGGGACAAGAAAGCCATTTTGCACGGTTACGTTTACTTGATAAAAATCGCTTTTATGATTACACGGCGTTTGTAGAAGAACAGAAACATTATCAACCAGTTGCAATGGCAGTAAATACTTTACTCAGCGATACTCCCTTAACTACCACAGAACAAAATAATCTCTGTGAACTGTTATCAGAGCAAGATATTGAACCATTACTAAAAATCATTAATGCACAAACACTCTCTTCAGAAGAGCGTTTCAATGCTCGACAAGAGTTAATTCGCAACCTGATCGATCGCCATGGTACTAGCCGTTTACTTTTCCGTAACACTCGCCAAGGTGTCAAAGGGTTTCCACAACGTCAATTACACCAAATTAAATTAGCATTACCAAAACAGTATCAAAATGCGTTAAAAGTACTGACTCTTTTAGGTGAAAAAATTGAGAATGGGACACTTTATCCCGAACAAGTTTTCCAAAAACTTAATCCTGATGCTACTTGGTGGGAATTTGATCCTCGGATCGAATGGTTAATCACCTTTTTAAAAAATCACCGAGATGAGAAAGTACTGGTTATTTGCCAACACGCAACAACAGCAATCCAATTAGAACAAATTCTACGAGAAAAAGAAGCGATTCGTTCAGCCGTATTCCACGAAAAAATGTCAATTGTAGAACGAGATCGTGCCGCTGCCTATTTTGCTCAACAGGAAGAAGGGGCACAGGTTTTATTAAGTTCTAATATTGGTTCGGAAGGGCGTAATTTCCAGTTTGCTTGCCATTTAGTGCTATTTAATTTACCAAACAACCCTGATTTACTAGAGCAATGTATTGGACGTTTAGATCGAATTGGACAAACACGTGATATTCAAATTCATGTTCCTTATTTTGATCAAACTTCACAAATGATCTTATGCGAATGGTACCACCAAGGGCTAAACGCATTTGAAGAAACCTGTCCAATGGGTTCAGCAATTTTTGCCAAATATCAAACAAAACTCGCCGAATACTTACAAAATTTACCTGAAACAGATGAATTTTCAGCCTTTGTAGCAGAAACCTATAAAACACAACAAAAACTAAAAGCCGAATTAGAACAGGGGCGAGATCGTTTATTAGAGTTAAATTCTAATGGTGGAGACGATGCACAATTATTAGCAAGTCAGATTGCTCAACAAGATAATACCCCTGAATTAATTAATTTTACACTCAACCTCTTTGATATTATTGGCTTAGAACAAGAAGATTTAGGGGAAGATAGCATCGTAATTAGCCCTAGTGGCAATATGTTAATCCCTGACTTTCCGGGCTTAAAAGAAGAAGGGAGTACGGTAACCTTCAATCGTTCATTAGCATTAGCTCGAGAAGATTTAGAGTTTCTTACTTGGGATCATCCAATGATTCGCAATGGTATCGATCTAATTACCAGTGGCGATATTGGTAAAACAGCTGTATGTTTATTACCTCACAAAGGCTTACCAGCAGGAACACTGTTACTTGAATTAATCTATATTATTGAAGCACAAGCTCCAAAAGGGTTACAACTGACACGTTTCTTACCACCAACACCAGTGCGATTATTACTCGACCTGAAAGGGAATAATTTGGGTGAACAAGTCTCTTTTAACGGATTAGAGAAACAACTTAAACCACTGAATAAAAAAATGGCAAATAAAGTGGTTAAAATGGCGAAAGATGATATTGAACGTTTATTAAAAACAGGGAATGAGTTAATAACGCCACTTGCAGAGAGAATTATTACTCAAGCCACACAACAAGCAAATGAAACCTTATCAGCAGAATTACAACGTTTAACTGCTTTACAAGCAGTGAACAAAAATATTCGAGCAGATGAAATTACCGCTTTAGAAGAAGCACAAGCACTCTCACTATCCCATTTAGCACAAGCCAACTGGTATTTAGATAGTCTTCGAGTCATCATTAGTAATAAGGAATAA
- the rluA gene encoding bifunctional tRNA pseudouridine(32) synthase/23S rRNA pseudouridine(746) synthase RluA, producing the protein MALLAYHPPMEPWLEIVYQDNHIAVINKPSGLLSVPGNRPEYHDSAMSRVAQKFGFTEPAHRLDMATSGILLFALSKAAEKELKRQFREREPKKHYQALVWGHLTQDQGEINFPLICDWENRPRQRIDFTLGKKAITQYQVLERYPNNTTRVKLTPITGRSHQLRVHMLALGHPILGDKFYAPPFARKLSSRLCLHAEQLTITHPITGELMTFNLPAQF; encoded by the coding sequence ATGGCATTGCTTGCATATCACCCACCAATGGAACCTTGGCTAGAGATAGTTTACCAAGATAACCATATTGCAGTGATCAACAAACCAAGTGGTTTACTTTCCGTTCCCGGCAATCGCCCTGAATATCACGACAGTGCAATGAGTCGAGTAGCACAAAAATTCGGTTTTACTGAACCTGCCCACCGTTTAGATATGGCAACCAGTGGTATTCTACTGTTTGCTTTATCCAAGGCAGCAGAAAAAGAACTTAAACGCCAATTTCGTGAAAGAGAACCGAAAAAACATTATCAAGCCTTAGTATGGGGGCATTTAACACAAGATCAGGGGGAAATAAATTTCCCTCTAATTTGTGATTGGGAAAATCGTCCAAGACAACGCATTGATTTCACGCTCGGTAAAAAAGCGATCACTCAATACCAAGTGCTAGAGCGGTATCCTAATAATACCACTCGAGTTAAATTAACTCCGATAACAGGACGATCTCACCAGTTAAGAGTGCATATGTTAGCATTAGGGCATCCTATTCTAGGCGATAAATTTTATGCCCCACCTTTTGCCAGAAAGTTATCTTCTCGTTTATGCCTACACGCAGAACAGTTGACGATCACCCACCCGATCACTGGAGAATTAATGACATTTAATCTACCTGCTCAGTTTTAA
- the hscA gene encoding Fe-S protein assembly chaperone HscA yields MALLQIAEPGKSAAPHQHRLAVGIDLGTTNSLVASVQSGSSQILLDEQNQVLTPSIVHYAENQVLVGKLAAEKAVIDPQNTVISVKRLIGRSLADITQRYPHLPYQLQASENGLPLLSTPQGLRSPIEVSADILKHLASFAEKRLGGELVGCVITVPAYFDDAQRQSTKDAARLAGLNVLRLLNEPTAAAIAYGLDSGQEGVIAVYDLGGGTFDISILRLNKGVFEVLATGGDTALGGDDFDHLLADYIVEQTQKAPQDSQQKRQLLELAIQTKIQLSQQASCEIEWQGSKVIVTQEQFNLLIQPLVKRSLMACRRALKDAGVSLEEVVATVMVGGSTRVPFVRQQVATFFGKAPLTSIDPDKVVALGAAIQADILVGNKPDSDMLLLDVIPLSLGIETMGGLVEKIIPRNTTIPVARAQEFTTFKDGQTAMSVHIVQGERELVADCRSLARFSLRGIPPMVAGAAHIRVTYQVDADGLLSVTAMEKSTGIQSSIQVKPSYGLTDEEISQMIQSSLQNAKTDMQARELAEQRVEADRVLESVRSALAADQQLLTEQERQVVDRALNHLEQTKQQGTSSQIMLAIKEVDLATREFAARRMDQSIKKALSGQSLEQLETTSK; encoded by the coding sequence ATGGCATTACTACAAATAGCAGAACCGGGTAAGAGTGCTGCTCCTCATCAACATCGTTTAGCGGTAGGTATTGATTTAGGCACTACAAATTCGTTGGTTGCTAGTGTACAAAGTGGCAGTAGTCAAATTTTACTTGATGAACAAAATCAAGTATTAACGCCTTCAATAGTTCATTATGCTGAAAATCAGGTTTTAGTTGGTAAGCTCGCAGCAGAGAAAGCGGTCATCGATCCGCAAAATACTGTTATTTCCGTGAAACGTTTAATTGGACGTAGTTTAGCTGATATTACACAACGCTACCCTCATTTACCTTATCAACTCCAAGCTAGTGAAAATGGTTTACCGCTATTATCTACCCCTCAAGGCTTACGTAGTCCAATCGAAGTATCGGCAGATATTCTTAAACATCTAGCAAGTTTTGCTGAAAAACGTCTAGGAGGAGAATTAGTCGGTTGTGTGATTACTGTGCCTGCATATTTTGATGATGCTCAACGTCAAAGCACCAAAGATGCGGCTCGTTTAGCTGGATTAAATGTTTTACGCTTATTAAATGAACCAACCGCAGCAGCAATCGCTTATGGTTTAGATAGTGGGCAAGAAGGGGTAATCGCAGTTTATGACTTAGGTGGTGGTACTTTTGATATTTCCATTTTACGTTTAAACAAAGGCGTTTTTGAAGTTTTAGCGACTGGTGGTGATACTGCATTAGGTGGTGATGATTTTGATCATTTATTAGCTGATTATATTGTTGAACAAACGCAAAAAGCACCTCAAGATTCGCAACAAAAACGCCAGTTATTAGAGTTAGCGATTCAAACTAAAATTCAATTATCTCAACAAGCTTCTTGTGAGATTGAGTGGCAAGGATCTAAAGTTATTGTTACTCAAGAGCAATTTAATTTATTAATTCAGCCGTTGGTTAAACGTTCATTAATGGCATGTCGGCGAGCATTGAAAGATGCAGGGGTTAGTTTAGAAGAAGTGGTTGCAACTGTGATGGTCGGTGGTTCAACCCGTGTGCCTTTTGTACGTCAGCAAGTTGCTACTTTTTTTGGTAAAGCACCATTGACAAGTATTGATCCCGATAAAGTTGTAGCGTTAGGAGCAGCAATTCAAGCGGATATTCTAGTTGGTAATAAACCTGACAGTGATATGTTATTACTTGATGTTATTCCTCTTTCATTAGGGATTGAGACGATGGGAGGATTAGTTGAGAAAATTATTCCACGGAATACGACTATTCCAGTAGCCAGAGCACAGGAGTTTACCACCTTTAAAGATGGTCAAACTGCAATGTCTGTACATATCGTGCAAGGAGAGCGAGAACTGGTGGCAGATTGTCGTTCATTAGCTCGCTTTAGTTTACGTGGTATTCCACCAATGGTTGCGGGTGCGGCACATATCCGTGTTACATATCAAGTTGATGCTGATGGGCTATTGAGTGTAACTGCAATGGAAAAATCAACTGGCATACAATCTTCAATTCAAGTTAAACCTTCTTATGGTTTAACCGATGAAGAAATTAGCCAAATGATCCAATCCTCATTGCAGAATGCAAAAACAGACATGCAAGCAAGAGAGTTAGCCGAGCAACGAGTTGAAGCAGATCGGGTATTGGAAAGCGTAAGATCAGCGTTAGCGGCTGACCAACAATTATTAACAGAGCAGGAACGGCAAGTTGTTGATCGTGCGTTAAACCATTTAGAACAGACTAAACAGCAAGGAACAAGCAGCCAAATTATGCTTGCGATTAAAGAGGTAGATCTTGCGACAAGAGAGTTTGCAGCTCGGCGAATGGATCAATCTATTAAGAAAGCCTTATCCGGGCAATCGCTAGAACAATTAGAAACAACGTCTAAATAG
- the hscB gene encoding Fe-S protein assembly co-chaperone HscB, which translates to MQTPFDIFELAVEFDLNLEQLSQRYLALQKNLHPDNFTATDEQQQRLALQRSSQINDAYQILKDPISRAEAILAIGTQQAVATEQTNQDLTFLMQQMAWREQLEALEQQAQSTDISAELNSLQQDVEELQQQQTEQLRLQLAQKQWETVKQIIDRLKFIKKLQQEIERLEEKLFDF; encoded by the coding sequence ATGCAAACCCCCTTTGATATTTTTGAACTGGCTGTTGAGTTTGATCTGAATCTTGAACAACTATCACAACGTTACCTTGCTTTACAGAAAAATTTACATCCAGATAATTTTACGGCAACAGATGAACAACAACAACGTTTAGCATTACAACGTTCTTCACAAATTAATGATGCTTATCAAATCTTAAAAGATCCGATATCCCGAGCAGAAGCGATTTTAGCAATAGGTACGCAACAAGCGGTGGCTACTGAACAGACTAATCAGGATCTCACTTTTTTGATGCAACAAATGGCTTGGCGAGAGCAGTTAGAAGCGTTAGAACAGCAAGCACAATCAACGGATATATCAGCAGAGTTAAATAGTTTGCAACAAGACGTGGAAGAATTACAACAACAACAAACAGAACAATTACGTTTGCAATTAGCTCAGAAACAGTGGGAAACTGTTAAACAAATTATAGATAGATTAAAATTTATTAAAAAATTGCAACAAGAAATAGAACGCTTAGAAGAAAAATTGTTCGATTTCTAA